From the genome of Haloterrigena sp. KLK7, one region includes:
- a CDS encoding helix-turn-helix transcriptional regulator, which yields MENDLKVWRAKRDVTQGELADEVDVSRQTINAIERGRYDPSLELAFELAAFFDCRIEDIFDYDPDAD from the coding sequence ATGGAGAACGATCTGAAGGTCTGGCGGGCGAAGCGAGACGTGACGCAGGGTGAACTGGCCGACGAGGTCGACGTCTCGAGACAGACCATCAACGCGATCGAGCGCGGCCGGTACGATCCGAGTCTCGAGCTCGCGTTCGAGCTGGCGGCGTTCTTCGACTGTCGGATCGAGGATATCTTCGACTACGATCCCGACGCCGACTGA
- a CDS encoding heavy metal translocating P-type ATPase, with translation MSDTTPSAPDAPPDASRSLELRVPEMDCPSCAGKVTNSVERLEGIDGIDARVTSGRLVVEYDPTRTDEDEIRERVRAAGYEIVGAESELTFSVPDMDCASCANKVENALEGTAGVGEIETRPASGRVTVAVDDAADSETVVDAIGSAGYDATPIGDESDGEPMGDDEPIWKSRRAVTTGIGAVLVGLGMLLEFVLPSANPALFSLVGGGLVDRTYHLSTVLFLVTAAVAGAPILRNGYYSARNRSLDIDFLMGIGILASVAAHHPFEGAMLAVLFSVAELLERFSMDRARDSLRELMDLSPDTATVKREDGSEETVPADEVAVGDVVVVRPGEKIPADGVVLEGESAVDQSPITGESVPADKAAGDEVYAGTIPESGYLEVEVTSEADDSTIARIVRMVEDAEREKTQRERFVDRFASVYTPIVVALAVAIAVAPPLVAGASWNTWFLRGLTLLVIACPCAFVISTPVSVVSGITSAARNGVLIKGGRYLEAVGESDVLAVDKTGTLTEGDLSVTDVIPLEGADEDDVLRRAGAIERRSEHPIGQAIVDYAEERGVAADADDDPDVSAFEALTGKGVRAEIDGATHYVGKPDLFDGLADLAHVHATTDGGVALEEMGYESSPQCDRPGCVDVLAEVIPDLEADGKTVVVVGTEDRPLGVIAVADRVRPEAKWAVSQLQEQGVRVVMLTGDNEGTARAIAEEVGIDEYHAELLPDEKLEWIRRLEGENGSGGEGDGDGAPGEEATVAMVGDGINDAPALATAGVGIAMGAAGTDTALETADVALMSDDLTRLPYLYELSHTATGVIRQNIWASLAVKAALAAGTPFGLVTVIHAVVIGDMGMSLGVTGNAMRLANVEPETPEGLEERDGDR, from the coding sequence ATGAGCGACACCACCCCATCGGCTCCCGACGCGCCGCCGGACGCGAGTCGGAGCCTCGAGCTCCGCGTCCCCGAGATGGACTGTCCCTCCTGTGCCGGGAAGGTGACGAACAGCGTCGAGCGACTCGAGGGGATCGACGGGATCGACGCGCGGGTGACCAGCGGTCGCCTCGTCGTCGAGTACGATCCGACGCGGACCGACGAGGACGAGATCCGCGAGCGGGTCCGCGCGGCCGGCTACGAGATCGTCGGCGCCGAGTCGGAGCTGACGTTCTCGGTGCCGGACATGGACTGTGCCTCCTGTGCGAACAAGGTCGAGAACGCCCTCGAGGGGACCGCGGGCGTCGGCGAGATCGAGACCCGGCCGGCCTCGGGTCGCGTGACGGTTGCGGTCGACGACGCGGCCGATTCGGAGACGGTCGTCGACGCCATCGGGTCGGCCGGCTACGACGCGACGCCGATCGGTGACGAGAGCGACGGCGAGCCGATGGGCGACGACGAGCCGATCTGGAAGAGCCGCCGGGCCGTCACGACGGGAATCGGCGCCGTCCTCGTAGGTCTCGGCATGCTCCTCGAGTTCGTCCTCCCGAGCGCGAACCCGGCGCTGTTCTCGCTCGTCGGCGGCGGTCTCGTCGATCGGACCTACCACCTCTCGACGGTGCTCTTCCTCGTCACCGCGGCAGTCGCCGGCGCGCCGATCCTCCGGAACGGCTACTACTCCGCGCGCAACCGGAGCCTGGACATCGACTTCCTGATGGGGATCGGGATCCTCGCCAGCGTCGCGGCCCACCACCCCTTCGAGGGGGCGATGCTCGCCGTCCTCTTCAGCGTCGCCGAACTGCTCGAGCGGTTCTCGATGGACCGGGCCCGCGACTCGCTGCGGGAACTGATGGACCTCTCGCCCGACACGGCGACGGTCAAGCGCGAGGACGGGAGCGAGGAGACGGTGCCGGCCGACGAGGTCGCCGTCGGCGACGTAGTCGTCGTCCGGCCGGGCGAGAAGATCCCGGCCGACGGCGTCGTCCTCGAGGGCGAGAGCGCGGTCGACCAGTCGCCGATCACCGGCGAGAGCGTCCCCGCCGACAAGGCCGCGGGCGACGAGGTCTACGCGGGGACCATCCCCGAGTCGGGCTATCTCGAGGTCGAGGTGACCAGCGAGGCCGACGACTCGACGATCGCCCGGATCGTCCGCATGGTCGAGGACGCGGAACGGGAGAAGACCCAGCGCGAGCGGTTCGTCGACCGCTTCGCGAGCGTTTACACGCCGATCGTCGTCGCCCTCGCGGTCGCGATCGCCGTCGCGCCGCCGCTGGTCGCGGGCGCCTCGTGGAACACCTGGTTCCTCCGCGGGCTGACGCTGCTGGTGATCGCCTGCCCCTGCGCGTTCGTCATCTCGACGCCGGTCAGCGTCGTCTCCGGGATCACGAGCGCCGCCCGCAACGGCGTCCTCATCAAGGGCGGGCGCTACCTCGAGGCCGTCGGCGAGAGCGACGTCCTCGCGGTCGACAAGACGGGGACCCTGACGGAGGGCGACCTCTCGGTGACCGACGTGATCCCCCTCGAGGGGGCAGACGAGGACGACGTCCTCCGGCGGGCCGGCGCCATCGAGCGTCGCAGCGAGCACCCGATCGGGCAGGCGATCGTCGACTACGCCGAGGAGCGGGGCGTCGCGGCCGACGCTGACGACGATCCCGACGTCTCCGCGTTCGAGGCGCTGACCGGGAAGGGCGTCCGCGCCGAGATCGACGGCGCGACCCACTACGTCGGCAAGCCGGACCTGTTCGACGGGCTGGCCGACTTAGCGCACGTCCACGCGACGACCGACGGCGGCGTCGCGCTCGAGGAAATGGGGTACGAGTCCAGTCCGCAGTGCGACCGCCCGGGCTGTGTCGACGTCCTCGCGGAGGTCATCCCCGACCTCGAGGCCGACGGAAAGACCGTCGTCGTCGTCGGCACCGAGGACCGGCCGCTTGGCGTCATCGCCGTCGCGGACCGCGTCCGGCCCGAGGCGAAGTGGGCCGTCTCGCAGCTGCAGGAGCAGGGGGTCCGCGTCGTGATGCTCACCGGCGACAACGAGGGGACCGCTCGCGCCATCGCCGAGGAGGTGGGGATCGACGAGTACCACGCCGAACTGCTGCCCGACGAGAAGCTCGAGTGGATTCGCCGACTCGAAGGCGAAAACGGAAGCGGTGGCGAGGGTGACGGCGACGGGGCGCCCGGCGAGGAGGCCACCGTCGCCATGGTCGGCGACGGCATCAACGACGCGCCCGCGCTCGCGACCGCCGGCGTCGGCATCGCCATGGGCGCCGCGGGGACCGACACCGCCCTCGAGACGGCCGACGTCGCGCTGATGAGCGACGACCTCACCCGACTGCCGTACCTCTACGAGCTCTCCCACACCGCCACCGGCGTCATCCGCCAGAACATCTGGGCGAGCCTCGCGGTGAAGGCCGCCCTCGCCGCCGGGACGCCGTTCGGCCTCGTCACGGTGATTCACGCGGTCGTCATCGGCGACATGGGGATGAGCCTCGGCGTCACCGGCAACGCGATGCGGCTGGCGAACGTCGAACCCGAGACGCCCGAGGGGCTCGAGGAGCGCGACGGCGATCGGTAA
- the katG gene encoding catalase/peroxidase HPI, translating into MSDNKRKRNHEWWPDQLNLEILDQNAGDVSPYGEDFDYAEEFQKLDLEEVKADIEELMTTSQDWWPADYGHYGPLFIRMAWHSAGTYRTTDGRGGATGGTQRFAPLNSWPDNVNLDKARRLLEPIKQKYGRKLSWADLIVLAGNVALESMGFETFGFAGGREDDFKADEAVYWGPETEWEGSERFDDEGNLEDPLGATVMGLIYVNPEGPDGEPDPLGSADRIREAFGRMAMNDEETAALIAGGHTFGKAHGARDTDDMGPEPEAAPIEDQSLGWTDSGKGSDTVTSGIEGAWNSTPTMWDTSFLDTLLDNEWELTESPAGAKQWEPVDESAHETVPDAHDSSKKHAPMMMTTDLALKRDPEFREIIERFRENPDEFQEAFAKAWYKLIHRDMGPPERFLGPEVPDEEMLWQDPIPDADYDLIGEEEAADLKAEILESELTRSQLVKTAWAAASTYRKSDKRGGVNGARIRLEPQRSWEVNEPDELATVLETLEGIQEEFNGSRSDETRVSLADLIVLGGNAAIEQAAADAGYDVTVPFEPGRTDASQEQTDEESFEALKPKADGFRNYYEGEHDQPPEDLLIDRADLLTLTASETTALVGGMRALGANYQDSELGVFTDEPGTLTNDFFETLIDMGYEWEESSEAEDVYVLRDRETGDVEWKGSRVDLVFGSNSRLRAITDVYAAEEETFVQDFVDAWHKVMTNDRFDLE; encoded by the coding sequence ATGAGCGACAACAAACGGAAGCGGAACCACGAGTGGTGGCCCGACCAGTTGAACTTGGAAATTCTCGACCAGAACGCCGGAGACGTCAGTCCCTACGGGGAGGACTTCGACTACGCCGAGGAGTTCCAGAAGCTCGACCTCGAGGAGGTGAAAGCCGACATCGAAGAGCTGATGACGACGTCCCAGGACTGGTGGCCGGCCGACTACGGGCACTACGGGCCGCTGTTCATCCGGATGGCCTGGCACAGCGCCGGCACGTACCGCACCACGGACGGCCGCGGCGGCGCGACCGGCGGGACCCAACGGTTCGCGCCCCTCAACAGCTGGCCCGACAACGTGAACCTCGACAAGGCGCGCCGACTGCTCGAGCCGATCAAGCAGAAGTACGGCCGCAAGCTCTCCTGGGCCGACCTGATCGTCCTGGCCGGGAACGTCGCCCTCGAGTCGATGGGCTTCGAAACGTTCGGCTTCGCCGGCGGACGCGAGGACGACTTCAAGGCCGACGAGGCCGTCTACTGGGGCCCCGAGACCGAATGGGAGGGCTCCGAGCGCTTCGACGACGAGGGTAACCTCGAGGACCCCCTCGGTGCCACCGTCATGGGGCTGATTTACGTGAATCCCGAGGGCCCCGACGGCGAGCCGGACCCGCTCGGGTCGGCCGACCGCATCCGAGAGGCGTTCGGCCGCATGGCGATGAACGACGAGGAGACGGCCGCGCTCATCGCCGGCGGCCACACGTTCGGCAAGGCCCACGGTGCCCGCGACACCGACGACATGGGCCCCGAGCCCGAGGCGGCCCCCATCGAGGACCAGAGCCTCGGCTGGACCGACTCCGGCAAGGGCTCCGACACGGTCACGAGCGGCATCGAGGGCGCCTGGAACAGCACGCCCACCATGTGGGACACCTCCTTCCTCGACACGCTGCTCGACAACGAGTGGGAGCTGACGGAGAGCCCCGCCGGCGCGAAGCAGTGGGAACCGGTCGACGAGTCGGCCCACGAGACCGTCCCGGACGCCCACGACTCCTCGAAGAAGCACGCGCCGATGATGATGACGACGGACCTCGCCCTCAAGCGGGATCCGGAGTTCCGGGAGATCATCGAGCGCTTCCGCGAGAACCCCGACGAGTTCCAGGAGGCCTTCGCGAAGGCGTGGTACAAGCTGATCCACCGCGACATGGGGCCGCCGGAGCGGTTCCTCGGTCCGGAAGTGCCAGACGAGGAGATGCTGTGGCAGGACCCGATCCCCGACGCCGACTACGACCTGATCGGCGAGGAGGAGGCCGCCGACCTCAAAGCGGAGATCCTCGAGTCCGAGCTGACCCGCTCCCAGCTCGTCAAGACCGCGTGGGCGGCGGCGTCGACCTACCGCAAAAGCGACAAGCGCGGCGGCGTCAACGGCGCTCGCATCCGCCTCGAGCCCCAGCGCAGCTGGGAGGTCAACGAACCCGACGAGCTCGCGACCGTGCTGGAGACGCTGGAGGGCATCCAGGAGGAATTCAACGGCTCGCGGTCCGACGAGACGCGGGTCTCGCTGGCCGACCTCATCGTGCTGGGCGGCAACGCGGCCATCGAGCAGGCGGCGGCCGACGCCGGCTACGACGTCACGGTCCCGTTCGAACCGGGACGGACGGACGCCTCGCAGGAACAGACCGACGAGGAGTCGTTCGAGGCGCTCAAACCGAAAGCGGACGGGTTCCGTAACTACTACGAGGGCGAACACGACCAGCCGCCCGAGGACTTGCTGATCGACAGGGCGGACCTGCTGACCCTGACGGCGTCCGAGACGACGGCGCTGGTCGGCGGCATGCGCGCACTGGGCGCGAACTACCAGGACTCCGAGCTCGGCGTCTTCACCGACGAGCCGGGGACGCTGACCAACGACTTCTTCGAGACCCTGATCGACATGGGCTACGAGTGGGAGGAGTCCTCGGAGGCCGAAGACGTCTACGTGCTGCGCGACCGCGAGACGGGCGACGTCGAGTGGAAGGGCTCTCGCGTGGACCTCGTCTTCGGCTCGAACTCCCGGCTTCGGGCCATCACGGACGTCTACGCGGCCGAGGAAGAGACGTTCGTGCAGGACTTCGTCGACGCGTGGCACAAGGTCATGACCAACGACCGCTTCGACCTCGAGTAA
- a CDS encoding DNA-3-methyladenine glycosylase 2 family protein produces MLDEAEPVIRNDPVMADLIDRHDPYVERDWDEFERLCISIINQQLSTASATAVRERVFELLRDEVTPETVLNAEDEALRAAGLSESKVEYMRNAARAFRENDYTRAGLADYSNDEVVDLLTEIKGVGEWTARMYLLFVLEREDVLPLGDLAIRRAIEDLYGDGEDMSRAEMREIAERWRPYRSVATRYLWAEYESD; encoded by the coding sequence ATGTTAGACGAGGCCGAACCCGTTATCCGGAACGACCCCGTGATGGCGGACCTCATCGACCGACACGATCCGTACGTCGAACGGGACTGGGACGAGTTCGAACGGCTCTGTATCTCCATCATCAACCAGCAGCTGTCGACCGCGAGCGCGACCGCCGTCCGCGAGCGGGTCTTCGAACTGCTCCGCGACGAGGTGACCCCCGAGACCGTCCTGAACGCCGAGGACGAGGCGCTGCGGGCCGCCGGGCTCTCCGAGAGCAAGGTCGAGTACATGCGCAACGCCGCGCGGGCCTTCCGAGAGAACGACTATACCCGAGCGGGGCTCGCCGACTACTCGAACGACGAGGTCGTCGATCTGCTGACCGAAATCAAGGGCGTCGGGGAGTGGACGGCTCGCATGTACCTCCTGTTCGTCCTGGAACGCGAGGACGTGCTGCCCCTGGGCGACCTCGCGATTCGCCGCGCGATCGAGGACCTCTACGGGGACGGCGAGGACATGTCCCGCGCCGAGATGCGCGAGATCGCCGAGCGGTGGCGACCGTATCGAAGCGTCGCGACGCGGTACCTGTGGGCCGAGTACGAGTCGGACTGA
- a CDS encoding FAD-dependent oxidoreductase, whose product MTNPPADDRRPAENARRESAAAADIAGVENRIGRGNRSASSDGLGYDVVRTPVLVVGAGAAGARVAISLAESGLEPLVIGKRDHGDAHTTWAAGGINAALGSLDDEDDWTIHAADTLNEGHHLNDPEAVELTAREMPDRIRELEEWGMPFDRTDDGAINQRYFGAQSYRRTCFVGDRTGEAMLETLIGRARDLEIPHRENVMITRLLSDGRRVFGAAGFDMETGRGLLFRSNHVVLAAGGFSALYDRHSSRDDENNGDAQALALEAGARLMDLEFVQFHPTGMVGERYGEEWDGRLVTEAVRGEGGRLYNAENERFMERYSPDQMELDARDVVARAIGREIDAGRGTENGGVYLDISHRDADYVRERLPRMVERFASLGVDITEEPIEVAPTAHYTMGGIDIDFRTGETDVDGLYAVGEAVAGVHGANRLGGNSLAETVAIGKLVGEHIATAVDGSDADLSVTDEQRALAEREFRSLASLADADGGVTPTTLLEDLGELLWARAGILRDESGLRAGLEELEALRDRTGDLRVEGGLTSRSFEFAVDLSVSLTVAEAMLRTALARTESRGAHHRTDYPETDPDWRINLLVSADEGGLAIDRRGVAEPSDPVREALEEGYELDYHHLE is encoded by the coding sequence ATGACAAATCCACCCGCTGACGACCGTCGACCGGCGGAGAACGCGCGTCGGGAATCGGCCGCGGCAGCCGACATCGCCGGCGTAGAGAACCGAATCGGACGAGGGAATCGATCGGCGTCATCGGACGGCCTCGGATACGACGTCGTCAGGACGCCGGTACTCGTCGTCGGCGCGGGGGCGGCGGGCGCCCGCGTCGCGATCAGCCTCGCCGAATCCGGCCTCGAGCCGCTGGTGATCGGGAAGCGAGACCACGGCGACGCGCACACGACCTGGGCGGCCGGCGGGATCAACGCCGCGCTCGGTTCGCTGGACGACGAAGACGACTGGACGATCCACGCCGCGGACACGCTGAACGAAGGACACCATCTGAACGATCCCGAGGCCGTCGAACTGACCGCGCGCGAGATGCCGGATCGAATCCGCGAACTCGAGGAGTGGGGGATGCCGTTCGACCGGACTGACGACGGGGCGATCAACCAGCGGTACTTCGGTGCCCAGTCGTACCGCCGGACCTGCTTCGTCGGCGACCGGACCGGCGAGGCGATGCTCGAAACGCTGATCGGACGGGCTCGCGACCTCGAGATCCCCCATCGCGAGAACGTGATGATCACGCGGCTGCTCTCGGACGGGCGGCGCGTCTTCGGCGCCGCCGGCTTCGACATGGAGACCGGCCGGGGTCTGCTGTTCCGGTCGAACCACGTCGTCCTCGCCGCGGGCGGCTTCTCGGCGCTCTACGACCGCCACTCCTCGCGGGACGACGAGAACAACGGGGACGCCCAGGCGCTGGCTCTCGAGGCGGGCGCTCGACTGATGGACCTCGAGTTCGTCCAGTTCCACCCGACGGGGATGGTCGGCGAACGCTACGGGGAGGAGTGGGACGGCCGACTCGTCACCGAAGCCGTGCGCGGCGAGGGCGGACGGCTCTACAACGCCGAGAACGAACGGTTCATGGAACGGTACTCGCCGGATCAGATGGAACTCGACGCGCGCGACGTCGTCGCGCGGGCGATCGGTCGAGAGATCGACGCGGGCCGAGGAACCGAGAACGGCGGCGTCTATCTCGACATCTCGCATCGGGACGCCGACTACGTCCGGGAACGGCTGCCGCGGATGGTCGAGCGCTTCGCGTCGCTCGGCGTCGACATCACCGAGGAACCGATCGAGGTCGCGCCGACTGCCCACTACACGATGGGCGGCATCGACATCGACTTCCGCACCGGCGAAACCGACGTCGACGGCTTGTACGCCGTCGGCGAGGCCGTCGCCGGCGTCCACGGTGCGAACCGGCTCGGCGGCAACTCGCTCGCCGAAACCGTCGCGATCGGCAAGCTCGTCGGTGAGCACATCGCGACCGCGGTCGACGGATCGGACGCCGATCTGTCGGTGACCGACGAACAGCGAGCCCTCGCCGAACGGGAGTTTCGGTCGCTCGCGTCGCTCGCGGACGCCGACGGAGGGGTCACGCCGACGACCTTGCTGGAGGACCTCGGCGAGTTGCTGTGGGCTCGCGCGGGCATTCTCCGCGACGAGTCCGGGCTTCGGGCCGGACTCGAGGAACTCGAGGCGCTCCGCGATCGAACGGGGGACTTGCGCGTCGAGGGCGGACTCACCTCGCGATCGTTCGAGTTCGCCGTCGATCTCTCGGTTAGCCTCACCGTCGCCGAAGCGATGCTCCGAACGGCCCTGGCTCGAACCGAATCCAGGGGCGCCCATCACCGGACGGACTACCCGGAGACCGACCCGGACTGGCGCATCAATCTGCTCGTCTCGGCCGACGAGGGCGGTCTCGCGATCGACCGCCGCGGCGTCGCCGAACCGAGCGATCCGGTCCGCGAGGCACTCGAGGAAGGCTACGAACTCGACTACCACCACCTCGAGTAA
- a CDS encoding helix-turn-helix domain-containing protein, translating to MREFVFALEYEPGTNPVADVLADYPDASIRSLSCHVTADSLWRVDHAEGSPEALEALEDAYKNADFFADCLVKDDCGADCEVQVLDRSNDTLVVYTYWDRTDVCTSVPHVALEYLGEGLLFETYREGRRYRWRIVLGSDAPIHEFFDALGDEVGECTGIEMLRLTELDPDRAPLEPEQDLPDEQREALRAAVEHGYYETPRRIELGELAERLEIPRSTLSYRLRRAESSLATTFVEDDDSLEALTAGL from the coding sequence ATGAGAGAGTTCGTCTTCGCCCTCGAGTACGAACCGGGAACGAATCCGGTCGCGGACGTCCTCGCCGACTACCCGGACGCCTCCATCCGCTCGCTGTCGTGTCACGTCACCGCGGACAGCCTCTGGCGGGTCGACCACGCGGAGGGGTCGCCCGAGGCCCTCGAGGCCCTCGAGGACGCCTACAAGAACGCGGACTTCTTCGCCGACTGCCTGGTCAAGGACGACTGCGGGGCCGACTGCGAGGTGCAGGTGCTGGATCGGTCGAACGACACGCTCGTGGTCTACACCTACTGGGACCGCACGGACGTCTGTACCTCGGTCCCCCACGTCGCCCTCGAGTACCTGGGCGAGGGGCTGCTGTTCGAGACCTACCGCGAGGGCCGGCGCTACCGCTGGCGGATCGTGCTGGGCAGCGACGCGCCGATCCACGAGTTCTTCGACGCGCTGGGCGACGAGGTCGGCGAGTGTACCGGCATTGAGATGCTGCGACTGACGGAGCTCGACCCCGATCGGGCGCCGCTCGAGCCCGAGCAGGACCTCCCGGACGAACAGCGCGAGGCGCTGCGGGCGGCCGTCGAGCACGGCTACTACGAGACGCCGCGCCGGATCGAACTCGGTGAACTGGCCGAACGGCTGGAGATTCCGCGTTCGACGCTCTCCTACCGGCTCCGGCGGGCCGAGTCCAGCCTCGCGACGACGTTCGTCGAGGACGACGACTCGCTCGAGGCGTTGACCGCCGGCCTGTGA
- a CDS encoding rhodanese-like domain-containing protein, translating to MTTETRSNESQITRGFRELVAEANTAIRTYSPEEAIDRLDEDGVLFVDVRDAPELTEGRVPGAIHASRGMLEFHIDPDSPYYMDEFSDAAELVFYCAAGARSALAAQRAAEMGRDRVAHVAGGFPAWTEAGGPIRGDDTSGSQ from the coding sequence ATGACAACAGAAACTCGATCGAACGAGAGCCAGATAACACGCGGATTCAGAGAACTCGTCGCGGAAGCTAACACCGCCATCAGGACGTATTCGCCCGAAGAAGCGATCGACCGCCTCGACGAGGACGGAGTCCTCTTCGTCGACGTTCGCGACGCTCCCGAGTTAACCGAGGGACGAGTTCCCGGTGCGATCCACGCGTCTCGGGGGATGCTGGAGTTTCACATCGATCCCGACAGCCCGTACTATATGGACGAATTCAGCGACGCGGCGGAACTCGTGTTCTACTGTGCGGCCGGTGCGCGATCGGCCCTCGCTGCCCAGCGCGCCGCGGAAATGGGGCGAGACCGCGTCGCTCACGTCGCGGGCGGATTCCCGGCTTGGACGGAAGCCGGCGGTCCGATCCGCGGAGACGATACCAGCGGTTCACAGTAA
- a CDS encoding RimK family alpha-L-glutamate ligase, producing MAVVDPVTVGVLSLHTSKETKAILNAVEDLGHDTEWLRAENTSISVTDGSVVLEPEVDVIANRMLLSNTEQPAEELGLANTFAQLVPTLNEPSTVLTAIHKLSTAATLAANDVRTPDVTLALSGNQLNAARDRYGEEAVYKTAIGTHGGGTWKVGPNDPINAKVGNRYAFLQELIDRDGVHHHDARVYVVGGEIIGAMYRYAPDNDWRTNVALGGSVEDATDDLPEEARDMARRAADAIGLDYAGVDLVEGDEGWFVLEVNPTAGFKGLYEATQVSPAPYIAKLAIERAGGEVDEDRVRDLSSVLDDSRPTAQPVEATSSDAETRVIGYTEEIVLSGTSGSKTVLAKSDTGATRTSIDTALAADIGAGPIKSITRVRSGSSKQSKSRPVVDVVVGVGGNQHTVTASVEDRSHMDYPVILGRDILGNYQVDVGRRADRDAPDTPEEEE from the coding sequence ATGGCTGTTGTCGATCCTGTCACTGTCGGGGTACTGAGTCTACACACGAGCAAGGAAACGAAAGCTATTCTCAACGCCGTCGAAGATCTGGGCCACGATACCGAGTGGCTCCGTGCCGAGAACACGTCGATCAGCGTCACCGACGGGAGCGTCGTCTTAGAGCCGGAGGTCGACGTCATCGCGAACCGGATGCTGCTGTCGAACACCGAACAGCCCGCCGAGGAACTCGGGCTCGCGAACACGTTCGCACAGCTGGTGCCGACGCTCAACGAGCCGTCGACGGTGTTGACGGCGATTCACAAGCTCTCGACGGCGGCGACGCTCGCGGCCAACGACGTTCGAACTCCCGACGTGACCCTCGCGCTCAGCGGGAATCAGCTCAACGCGGCGCGGGATCGGTACGGCGAGGAAGCGGTCTACAAGACGGCGATCGGGACCCACGGCGGCGGGACCTGGAAGGTCGGCCCCAACGATCCGATCAACGCGAAGGTCGGCAACCGCTACGCCTTCCTGCAGGAACTCATCGACCGCGACGGCGTTCACCACCATGACGCCCGCGTCTACGTCGTCGGCGGCGAGATCATCGGCGCGATGTACCGCTACGCGCCGGACAACGACTGGCGAACCAACGTCGCGCTCGGCGGGAGCGTCGAGGACGCGACCGACGACCTCCCCGAGGAGGCTCGCGACATGGCCCGCCGGGCCGCCGACGCCATCGGCCTCGACTACGCCGGCGTCGACTTAGTCGAGGGCGACGAGGGCTGGTTCGTCCTCGAGGTCAACCCGACGGCCGGATTCAAGGGTCTCTACGAGGCGACTCAGGTCAGCCCGGCCCCCTACATCGCGAAGCTGGCGATCGAACGCGCCGGCGGCGAGGTCGACGAGGACCGCGTCCGCGACCTCTCGAGCGTCCTCGACGACTCTCGACCGACGGCCCAGCCGGTCGAGGCGACGTCGTCGGACGCGGAGACGCGCGTGATCGGCTACACCGAGGAGATCGTGCTCTCGGGCACCAGCGGCTCGAAGACCGTCCTCGCGAAGTCCGACACGGGCGCGACGCGGACGAGCATCGACACCGCCCTCGCTGCCGACATCGGCGCCGGACCGATCAAGTCCATCACGCGCGTCCGCTCTGGCAGCAGCAAACAGTCCAAGAGCCGGCCCGTCGTCGACGTCGTCGTCGGCGTCGGCGGCAATCAGCACACCGTCACCGCCAGCGTCGAGGACCGCAGCCACATGGACTACCCCGTCATCCTCGGTCGGGACATCCTCGGCAATTATCAGGTCGACGTGGGCCGCCGCGCCGATCGTGACGCGCCGGACACTCCCGAAGAGGAGGAGTAA